The following are from one region of the Cyclopterus lumpus isolate fCycLum1 chromosome 21, fCycLum1.pri, whole genome shotgun sequence genome:
- the pdk1 gene encoding pyruvate dehydrogenase (acetyl-transferring) kinase isozyme 1, mitochondrial has product MRILRFLRSSVSIGKDIDYYSKFSPSPLSMKQFLDFGSENACEKTSFTFLRQELPVRLANIMKEINLLPDNLLRTPSVGLVQGWYMQSLQEILEFKDTNADDEKVTYDFTDAVIKVRNRHNDVIPTMAQGVVEYKETYGTDPVVSQNVQYFLDRFYMSRISIRMLLNQHTLLFGGKVKVNPAHPKQIGSIDPNCRVSEIIRDAYANARNLCDRYYMNSPELILEEFKVNPITVVYVPSHLYHMVFELFKNAMRATMELYGDAMEYPPIHTQVALGTEDLTVKVSDLGGGVPLRKIDRLFTYTYSTAPRPSIDMARAAPLAGYGHGLPISRLYARYFQGDLKLYSLEGYGTDAVIYIRALSTESIERLPVYNKSAWKHYKTIHEADDWCVPSKEPKDMTTFRSF; this is encoded by the exons ATGAGGATTTTAAGGTTTTTGAGGAGCAGTGTGTCCATAGGAAAGGACATTGATTATTACTCCAAATTttcaccctctcctctgtcaATGAAGCAGTTTCTGGATTTTG GCTCAGAAAATGCATGTGAGAAAACATCATTCACCTTCCTCAGACAGGAGTTACCTGTGAGGTTGGCAAACATCATGAAAGAGATCAACTTGTTGCCAGACAACTTACTGAGGACTCCATCGGTGGGGTTGGTCCAGGGCTG GTACATGCAAAGTCTTCAAGAGATTCTTGAGTTCAAAGACACAAATGCAGATGATGAGAAAGTCACATATGA TTTCACAGACGCGGTAATAAAGGTCAGAAATCGGCACAATGATGTCATTCCCACCATGGCTCAGGGAGTCGTGGAGTACAAGGAGACCTACGGCACAGACCCCGTCGTCAGCCAAAATGTTCAGTATTTTCTGGATCGTTTCTACATGAGCAGGATATCCATCAGGATGTTGCTCAACCAGCACA CTCTCCTCTTTGGTgggaaggtgaaggtgaaccCAGCTCACCCCAAACAGATCGGCAGTATTGATCCAAATTGTCGTGTCAGCGAGATCATCAGAG ACGCCTATGCAAATGCACGAAACCTCTGTGACCGGTACTACATGAACTCTCCTGAGCTGATACTGGAGGAATTCAAAG TCAACCCCATCACTGTGGTCTATGTTCCATCTCATTTGTATCATATGGTCTTTGAACTTTTTAAG AACGCCATGCGGGCCACCATGGAGCTGTACGGCGACGCCATGGAGTATCCTCCGATCCATACGCAGGTCGCTCTGGGAACTGAAGATCTGACGGTCAAG GTGAGCGATCTTGGAGGAGGAGTGCCCCTGCGCAAGATTGACAGGTTGTTTACCTACACGTACTCCACGGCTCCTCGACCCAGCATCGACATGgcccgtgctgctcctctg GCTGGTTACGGGCATGGCCTGCCCATCTCTCGCCTGTACGCCCGCTACTTTCAAGGGGACCTGAAGCTGTACTCTCTAGAGGGCTATGGAACTGATGCTGTGATCTACATTCGG GCGCTCTCCACAGAGTCCATCGAGAGGCTCCCCGTGTACAACAAGTCGGCATGGAAACACTACAAGACGATCCACGAGGCCGACGACTGGTGCGTCCCCAGCAAAGAGCCAAAGGACATGACGACATTTCGCAGTTTCTAG
- the LOC117751026 gene encoding nuclear pore glycoprotein p62-like isoform X2, protein MVTPQPAAAPPQGLTLGTAVAPAPGSGFTMATGLSAQTAAPAGGGFAFGTPSQALPQPAVQLQPAAPPTAATVMATTGAGVPSFGGFGFGSTKVQATTAAPVAAPIAAPGGGFSFGNSTPSNLNMGIQPQTALTAAVTSQGGGFPFGIKPSSTPAPPASIQAVQAPGPSLFASPISTAAAAAAAAATAAAATVTAAATGTCFSLGVAPTLAASTAAATTTAAGGGLAFMLKPLGAATITSAPAPAATVAAAITGAPTAFTLGLKPLTGISIPTTSTVTTLSTTTAPPVMTYAQLEGLINKWSLELEDQERHFLQQATQVNAWDRMLVENGEKITALHKEMEKVKLDQRRLNQELDFILSQQKELEDLLCPLEESVKDQSGTIYMQNADEERERTYKLAENVDAQLKRMSQDLKEIIEHLNTSSGPADTSDPLQQICKILNTHMDSLQWIDQNSVLLQRRVEEVSKLCDNQRKDQEKTFRLTFD, encoded by the exons ATGGTCACTCCTCAACCCGCAGCAGCACCACCTCAAGGGCTGACTTTAGGCACCGCAGTAGCTCCAGCACCGGGGTCAGGGTTCACCATGGCCACGGGTTTGTCGGCACAGACCGCCGCTCCAGCAGGAGGAGGCTTTGCCTTCGGTACTCCTTCTCAAGCTCTACCCCAACCCGCAGTTCAACTCCAACCTGCAGCACCACCAACAGCAGCCACAGTAATGGCAACTACAGGAGCAGGCGTCCCCTCATTTGGAGGGTTCGGCTTTGGATCAACCAAGGTCCAGGCGACCACAGCAGCCCCTGTTGCGGCCCCTATTGCTGCTCCGGGAGGGGGCTTCAGCTTCGGCAACAGTACTCCATCCAACCTCAACATGGGCATTCAGCCCCAGACAGCACTCACGGCTGCAGTCACAAGTCAGGGTGGAGGATTTCCCTTTGGGATTAAACCTTCATCAACCCCAGCTCCCCCTGCATCAATCCAGGCAGTCCAGGCTCCAGGCCCGTCTCTCTTTGCTTCACCCATCtctacagctgctgctgctgctgccgccgccgccactgctgctgctgctactgtcACTGCCGCTGCAACAGGTACATGCTTTAGTTTGGGTGTAGCTCCAACTTTAGCAGCAAGCACTGCTGCTGCAACCAcaacagcagcaggtggaggtcTGGCCTTTATGCTCAAACCTCTGGGGGCAGCTACCATCACctctgcccctgcccctgctgcCACTGTTGCAGCTGCAATAACAGGTGCTCCGACAGCCTTTACACTGGGACTCAAACCTTTAACTGGCATAAGTATCCCAACAACTTCTACAGTGACGACACTCTCTACAACCACTGCTCCTCCAGTGATGACCTACGCCCAGCTCGAGGGTCTTATTAACAAGTGGAGTCTTGAGCTTGAGGACCAAGAGAGACATTTCTTACAGCAGGCTACTCAGGTAAATGCCTGGGACCGCATGCTGGTGGAGAACGGAGAGAAGATCACAGCCCTgcataaagagatggagaaggtgaaGCTGGACCAGAGGAGGCTAAACCAGGAGCTGGATTTCATCCTCTCCCAACAGAAAGAGCTGGAGGACTTACTCTGCCCGCTCGAGGAGTCGGTGAAAGACCAGAGTGGAACCATCTACATGCAGAATGCTGACGAGGAACGTGAAAGAACATACAAGCTTGCCGAGAACGTTGACGCACAGCTGAAGAGGATGTCGCAGGATCTGAAGGAGATCATCGAGCACCTGAACACGTCCAGCGGCCCAGCAGATACCAGTGACCCG CTTCAGCAGATCTGTAAAATTCTCAACACCCACATGGATTCACTTCAGTGGATCGATCAAAACTCTGTTCTTCTGCAGAGGAGAGTGGAAGAAGTGTCTAAATTGTGTGACAACCAGCGCAAGGATCAGGAGAAGACCTTTCGTCTAACATTTGACTGA
- the LOC117751026 gene encoding nuclear pore glycoprotein p62-like isoform X1 — MSGGFNFGKASTGFSFGAQKPAVAAPSTGFGMTSAMPAATGGGFAFGTPTQAAPNPTGSFSFGTPAKSTAAGGGFSFGTPTAPFGMVTPQPAAAPPQGLTLGTAVAPAPGSGFTMATGLSAQTAAPAGGGFAFGTPSQALPQPAVQLQPAAPPTAATVMATTGAGVPSFGGFGFGSTKVQATTAAPVAAPIAAPGGGFSFGNSTPSNLNMGIQPQTALTAAVTSQGGGFPFGIKPSSTPAPPASIQAVQAPGPSLFASPISTAAAAAAAAATAAAATVTAAATGTCFSLGVAPTLAASTAAATTTAAGGGLAFMLKPLGAATITSAPAPAATVAAAITGAPTAFTLGLKPLTGISIPTTSTVTTLSTTTAPPVMTYAQLEGLINKWSLELEDQERHFLQQATQVNAWDRMLVENGEKITALHKEMEKVKLDQRRLNQELDFILSQQKELEDLLCPLEESVKDQSGTIYMQNADEERERTYKLAENVDAQLKRMSQDLKEIIEHLNTSSGPADTSDPLQQICKILNTHMDSLQWIDQNSVLLQRRVEEVSKLCDNQRKDQEKTFRLTFD, encoded by the exons ATGAGTGGCGGTTTCAACTTCGGGAAAGCCTCCACCGGCTTCTCCTTCGGAGCGCAGAAGCCAGCAGTTGCAGCCCCCAGCACGGGCTTCGGGATGACTAGCGCCATGCCTGCTGCCACTGGAGGGGGCTTCGCGTTTGGCACTCCCACCCAGGCCGCCCCTAACCCTACCGGCTCTTTCAGCTTTGGTACACCGGCAAAGAGCACAGCAGCCGGGGGAGGCTTCTCTTTTGGGACCCCCACCGCCCCATTTGGCATGGTCACTCCTCAACCCGCAGCAGCACCACCTCAAGGGCTGACTTTAGGCACCGCAGTAGCTCCAGCACCGGGGTCAGGGTTCACCATGGCCACGGGTTTGTCGGCACAGACCGCCGCTCCAGCAGGAGGAGGCTTTGCCTTCGGTACTCCTTCTCAAGCTCTACCCCAACCCGCAGTTCAACTCCAACCTGCAGCACCACCAACAGCAGCCACAGTAATGGCAACTACAGGAGCAGGCGTCCCCTCATTTGGAGGGTTCGGCTTTGGATCAACCAAGGTCCAGGCGACCACAGCAGCCCCTGTTGCGGCCCCTATTGCTGCTCCGGGAGGGGGCTTCAGCTTCGGCAACAGTACTCCATCCAACCTCAACATGGGCATTCAGCCCCAGACAGCACTCACGGCTGCAGTCACAAGTCAGGGTGGAGGATTTCCCTTTGGGATTAAACCTTCATCAACCCCAGCTCCCCCTGCATCAATCCAGGCAGTCCAGGCTCCAGGCCCGTCTCTCTTTGCTTCACCCATCtctacagctgctgctgctgctgccgccgccgccactgctgctgctgctactgtcACTGCCGCTGCAACAGGTACATGCTTTAGTTTGGGTGTAGCTCCAACTTTAGCAGCAAGCACTGCTGCTGCAACCAcaacagcagcaggtggaggtcTGGCCTTTATGCTCAAACCTCTGGGGGCAGCTACCATCACctctgcccctgcccctgctgcCACTGTTGCAGCTGCAATAACAGGTGCTCCGACAGCCTTTACACTGGGACTCAAACCTTTAACTGGCATAAGTATCCCAACAACTTCTACAGTGACGACACTCTCTACAACCACTGCTCCTCCAGTGATGACCTACGCCCAGCTCGAGGGTCTTATTAACAAGTGGAGTCTTGAGCTTGAGGACCAAGAGAGACATTTCTTACAGCAGGCTACTCAGGTAAATGCCTGGGACCGCATGCTGGTGGAGAACGGAGAGAAGATCACAGCCCTgcataaagagatggagaaggtgaaGCTGGACCAGAGGAGGCTAAACCAGGAGCTGGATTTCATCCTCTCCCAACAGAAAGAGCTGGAGGACTTACTCTGCCCGCTCGAGGAGTCGGTGAAAGACCAGAGTGGAACCATCTACATGCAGAATGCTGACGAGGAACGTGAAAGAACATACAAGCTTGCCGAGAACGTTGACGCACAGCTGAAGAGGATGTCGCAGGATCTGAAGGAGATCATCGAGCACCTGAACACGTCCAGCGGCCCAGCAGATACCAGTGACCCG CTTCAGCAGATCTGTAAAATTCTCAACACCCACATGGATTCACTTCAGTGGATCGATCAAAACTCTGTTCTTCTGCAGAGGAGAGTGGAAGAAGTGTCTAAATTGTGTGACAACCAGCGCAAGGATCAGGAGAAGACCTTTCGTCTAACATTTGACTGA
- the LOC117751028 gene encoding nuclear pore glycoprotein p62-like → MSGGFNFGKASTGFSFGAQKPAVAAPSTGFGMTSAMPAATGGGFAFGTPTQAAPNPTGSFSFGTPAKSTAAGGGFSFGTPTAPFGMVTPQPAAAPPQGLTLGTAVAPAPGSGFTMATGLSAQTAAPAGGGFAFGTPSQALPQPAVQLQPAAPPTAATVMATTGAGVPSFGGFGFGSTKVQATTAAPVAAPIAAPGGGFSFGNSTPSNLNMGIQPQTALTAAGTSQGATAAAATVTAAATTTAAGGGLAFMLKPLGAATITSAPAPAATVAAAITGAPTALTLGLKPLTDISIPTTSTVTTLSTTTAPPVMTYAQLEGLINKWSLELEDQERHFLQQATQVNTWDRMLVENGEKITALHKEMEKVKLDQRRLNQELDFILSQQKELEDLLCPLEESVKDQSGTIYMQNADKERERTYKFAENVDAQLKRMSQDLKEIIEHLNTSSGPADTSDPLQQICKILNTHMDSLQWIDQNSVLLQRRVEEVSKLCDNQRKDQEKTFRLTFD, encoded by the exons ATGAGTGGCGGTTTCAACTTCGGGAAAGCCTCCACCGGCTTCTCCTTCGGAGCGCAGAAGCCAGCAGTTGCAGCCCCCAGCACGGGCTTCGGGATGACTAGCGCCATGCCTGCTGCCACTGGAGGGGGCTTCGCGTTTGGCACTCCCACCCAGGCCGCCCCTAACCCTACCGGCTCTTTCAGCTTTGGTACACCGGCAAAGAGCACAGCAGCCGGGGGAGGCTTCTCTTTTGGGACCCCCACCGCCCCATTTGGCATGGTCACTCCTCAACCCGCAGCAGCACCACCTCAAGGGCTGACTTTAGGCACCGCAGTAGCTCCAGCACCGGGGTCAGGGTTCACCATGGCCACGGGTTTGTCGGCACAGACCGCCGCTCCAGCAGGAGGAGGCTTTGCCTTCGGTACTCCTTCTCAAGCTCTACCCCAACCCGCAGTTCAACTCCAACCTGCAGCACCACCAACAGCAGCCACAGTAATGGCAACTACAGGAGCAGGCGTCCCCTCATTTGGAGGGTTCGGCTTTGGATCAACCAAGGTCCAGGCGACCACAGCAGCCCCTGTTGCGGCCCCTATTGCTGCTCCGGGAGGGGGCTTCAGCTTCGGCAACAGTACTCCATCCAACCTCAACATGGGCATTCAGCCCCAGACAGCACTCACTGCTGCAGGCACAAGTCAGGgtgccactgctgctgctgctaccgtCACTGCTGCGGCAACCAcaacagcagcaggtggaggtcTGGCCTTTATGCTCAAACCTCTGGGGGCAGCTACCATCACctctgcccctgcccctgctgcCACTGTTGCAGCTGCAATAACAGGTGCTCCGACAGCCTTGACACTGGGACTCAAACCTTTAACCGACATAAGTATCCCAACAACTTCTACGGTGACGACACTCTCTACAACCACTGCTCCTCCAGTGATGACCTACGCCCAGCTAGAGGGTCTTATTAACAAGTGGAGTCTTGAGCTTGAGGACCAAGAGAGACATTTCTTACAGCAGGCTACTCAGGTAAACACCTGGGACCGCATGCTGGTGGAGAACGGAGAGAAGATCACAGCCCTgcataaagagatggagaaggtgaaGCTGGACCAGAGGAGGCTAAACCAGGAGCTGGATTTCATCCTCTCCCAACAGAAAGAGCTGGAGGACTTACTCTGCCCGCTCGAGGAGTCGGTGAAAGACCAGAGTGGAACCATCTACATGCAGAACGCTGACAAGGAACGTGAAAGAACATACAAGTTTGCAGAGAACGTTGACGCACAGCTGAAGAGGATGTCGCAGGATCTGAAGGAGATCATCGAGCACCTGAACACGTCCAGCGGCCCAGCAGATACCAGTGACCCG CTTCAGCAGATCTGTAAAATTCTCAACACCCACATGGATTCACTTCAGTGGATCGATCAAAACTCTGTTCTTCTGCAGAGGAGAGTGGAAGAAGTGTCTAAATTGTGTGACAACCAGCGCAAGGATCAGGAGAAGACCTTTCGTCTAACATTTGACTGA